A single genomic interval of Adhaeribacter pallidiroseus harbors:
- a CDS encoding 3-keto-disaccharide hydrolase has translation MKKFKFYFLALFILVNFKTTAQKAGKWIYLFDGKSAAPLRGYMLDGFPTEAWKIEDNALVAQTGVPNIDLVTKENFKNFELVLDWKVSEAGNSGVFFHVQEDSRHESGNGNSPNWLDNFEMQLLDDINFNDKAPIRSAGSLYDLIVPVNKKLKPVGEYNQSRLIVNNKHVEHWLNGAKVVEYEIDSPEMNKLISSSKFKDNPKFAKTTSGRIMLQHHGQKVWLKNIKVRTL, from the coding sequence ATGAAAAAATTTAAATTTTACTTCCTGGCCTTGTTTATTCTGGTCAACTTTAAAACAACCGCGCAAAAAGCCGGGAAATGGATTTACTTATTCGACGGAAAATCGGCAGCTCCTTTGCGCGGATACATGCTGGATGGTTTCCCGACGGAAGCCTGGAAAATAGAAGATAATGCCTTGGTAGCCCAAACCGGAGTACCCAACATTGACCTGGTGACGAAAGAAAATTTTAAAAATTTTGAATTAGTACTGGATTGGAAAGTATCGGAAGCCGGCAACAGTGGCGTATTTTTTCACGTGCAGGAAGATTCGCGCCACGAATCGGGGAATGGCAACAGCCCCAACTGGCTGGATAATTTTGAAATGCAACTGCTGGATGACATCAACTTTAATGATAAAGCCCCAATTCGTTCGGCGGGTTCGCTTTACGATTTGATAGTGCCGGTAAACAAAAAGTTAAAGCCAGTAGGAGAATACAATCAATCCCGGTTAATCGTGAACAACAAGCACGTGGAGCATTGGCTGAATGGCGCCAAAGTGGTGGAGTACGAAATAGATTCTCCGGAAATGAATAAATTAATCAGTAGCAGCAAGTTCAAAGACAACCCGAAGTTTGCGAAAACAACCAGCGGCCGCATCATGCTGCAGCATCACGGGCAAAAAGTTTGGCTGAAGAATATTAAAGTACGAACCTTGTAA
- a CDS encoding IS630 family transposase, producing the protein MQDEKEYEQKRTTLFTLLFLAQAGYIDLCFGDESGFSLMPTVPYGWIKKGKQACLLAQRSARVNVFGLLSTTNQLTAYQKQESLTADFIIECLEDFCPTISQMTVIVLDNAPLHTSTTFRAKQAEWESKGLYLFFLPKYSPHLNRIEQLWKQIKHHWLKAADYLSLTHLKQALERIITGFGTSFTLDFKQLDLSLFPILNFD; encoded by the coding sequence TTGCAGGACGAAAAAGAATATGAACAAAAACGCACTACCTTATTTACTTTACTGTTCTTGGCCCAAGCTGGATACATCGACCTGTGCTTTGGGGATGAGAGTGGTTTTTCGCTGATGCCGACTGTTCCTTATGGTTGGATTAAAAAAGGCAAGCAAGCTTGCCTCTTAGCGCAACGCAGTGCCCGGGTGAATGTGTTTGGCTTATTGTCGACTACTAATCAGCTCACGGCTTACCAGAAACAAGAAAGCCTTACTGCTGATTTTATTATAGAATGCCTGGAAGATTTTTGCCCAACTATATCCCAAATGACGGTGATTGTTTTAGATAATGCCCCTTTACATACCAGTACTACCTTTCGCGCTAAACAAGCCGAGTGGGAAAGCAAAGGCCTTTACCTCTTTTTTTTACCTAAGTATAGCCCCCACTTAAACCGGATCGAACAACTTTGGAAGCAAATCAAACATCATTGGCTCAAAGCGGCGGACTATCTTTCTTTAACCCATTTGAAACAAGCTCTAGAGCGCATCATTACTGGTTTTGGTACCTCTTTTACCCTGGATTTCAAACAACTTGACTTATCCCTTTTTCCTATACTTAATTTTGATTGA
- a CDS encoding helix-turn-helix domain-containing protein, producing the protein MRYIKGLTPEQKHALEQGHKMGKSYRFRNRCQAILLSAAGYSVQELAAMFQVADLSIYQWFNRFEARGVTGLQNQSGQGRKPLLKLQNQAHVQVVEEQLEKENKRLKLAKAQIEQQLGQSLSESTLKRFLKKLVTAGNASASG; encoded by the coding sequence ATGCGCTATATCAAAGGACTTACTCCAGAACAAAAACACGCTTTAGAGCAAGGTCATAAAATGGGGAAAAGCTACCGGTTCCGCAACCGCTGTCAGGCCATTCTGTTGTCTGCTGCCGGCTACTCGGTTCAAGAGTTAGCGGCCATGTTCCAAGTAGCTGATCTCAGTATTTATCAGTGGTTCAATCGCTTTGAAGCGAGGGGAGTAACCGGCTTGCAAAACCAATCCGGCCAAGGCAGAAAGCCCTTGTTGAAGCTACAGAACCAGGCCCATGTGCAAGTAGTCGAAGAGCAGCTTGAAAAGGAAAACAAGCGCTTGAAACTAGCAAAAGCCCAAATCGAGCAGCAACTGGGTCAGTCCCTGAGTGAAAGTACGCTCAAGCGGTTTTTAAAAAAATTGGTTACCGCTGGAAACGCTTCCGCCAGTGGGTAA